A genome region from Streptomyces pratensis includes the following:
- a CDS encoding glutamate-5-semialdehyde dehydrogenase, which translates to MTTLSPYDNMSPVAQAAYRARAAADDIAPLPRAAKDDALLAIADALEVRTSEIVEANAEDVAKAREAGTSESVVDRLTLTPERIRAIAADARDVAALPDPVGEVVRGSTLPNGIDLRQVRVPLGVVGIIYEARPNVTVDAAALCLKSGNAVLLRGSSSAYASNTALVKVLRDAVGGSGLPADAVQLVPGENRDSVRELMRARGLVDVLIPRGGASLIRTVVEESTVPVIETGTGNCHVYVDAQTDLGMAVEILVNSKAQRPSVCNAAETLLVHKDIAADFLPLALDALAEAGVTVHGDERVLAHAEGSKATVVAATPEDWETEYLSYDIAAAVVESLESAVAHIRLWSSGHTEAIVTTSQAAARRFTQLVDSTTVTVNASTRFTDGGQFGFGAEIGISTQKLHARGPMGLPELTSTKYIVTGDGHIR; encoded by the coding sequence ATGACCACGCTTTCGCCGTACGACAACATGTCCCCGGTCGCCCAGGCCGCCTACCGGGCACGCGCCGCCGCCGACGACATCGCGCCACTCCCGCGCGCGGCGAAGGACGACGCCCTGCTGGCGATCGCGGACGCGCTCGAGGTACGCACCAGCGAGATCGTCGAGGCCAACGCCGAGGACGTGGCGAAGGCCAGGGAGGCCGGGACGAGCGAGTCGGTCGTCGACCGGCTCACTCTCACCCCGGAGCGGATCCGCGCGATCGCCGCGGACGCGCGTGACGTGGCGGCGCTGCCCGACCCGGTCGGCGAAGTCGTCCGGGGCTCCACCCTCCCCAACGGCATCGACCTGCGACAGGTGCGGGTGCCGCTCGGAGTGGTGGGCATCATCTACGAGGCCCGGCCCAATGTCACGGTCGATGCCGCCGCGCTCTGTCTGAAGTCGGGCAACGCGGTGCTGCTGCGCGGATCATCGTCGGCGTACGCCTCGAACACCGCACTCGTGAAGGTGCTCCGTGACGCGGTGGGCGGGTCCGGCCTTCCCGCGGACGCGGTGCAGCTCGTCCCGGGCGAGAACCGCGATTCGGTGCGCGAGCTGATGCGGGCCCGCGGCCTCGTCGACGTACTGATCCCGCGAGGCGGTGCCTCGCTGATCCGCACGGTCGTGGAGGAGTCCACGGTCCCCGTCATCGAGACCGGCACCGGCAACTGCCACGTGTACGTCGACGCGCAGACCGATCTCGGCATGGCCGTCGAGATCCTGGTCAACTCCAAGGCGCAGCGCCCGAGCGTGTGCAATGCGGCCGAGACCCTGCTGGTCCACAAGGACATCGCCGCGGACTTCCTGCCCCTGGCCCTGGACGCACTGGCCGAGGCCGGGGTGACGGTGCACGGAGACGAGCGGGTGCTCGCACACGCCGAGGGGTCCAAGGCCACCGTCGTGGCGGCGACGCCCGAGGACTGGGAGACCGAATACCTCTCCTACGACATCGCGGCCGCGGTGGTGGAGTCGCTGGAATCCGCTGTGGCGCACATCCGGCTCTGGTCCTCCGGCCACACGGAGGCGATCGTCACCACATCTCAGGCCGCGGCTCGCCGGTTCACCCAGTTGGTGGATTCCACGACGGTCACCGTGAACGCGTCGACGCGCTTCACGGACGGCGGTCAGTTCGGCTTCGGTGCCGAGATCGGTATCTCCACGCAGAAGCTGCACGCCCGTGGGCCGATGGGCCTGCCGGAGCTGACGTCGACCAAGTACATCGTCACCGGCGACGGCCACATCCGTTAG